DNA sequence from the Amycolatopsis sp. Hca4 genome:
CCCGACCTTCTTCCCCGCCGCCACCCTCAACGGAGGCGCTTCGCGCCGCTGTCACACTATTTCGGCGAGCTTCCCGAGGACGCCGTCGTAGATCTTCTTGAGCCCACCAGGCGCGAAGGTCTTTTCGAAGAAGCCGCCGATACCGCCCGCACCGTCCCACGTGGTCTCGATCTTCACCACGCTGCTGTCACCCGCTTCGGTGACCGTCCAGGTGGTGACCATGCTGGAGTTCGCGTCCGTCTCGACCAGCGTGCCCGGGCGAGGCTCGGTGACGGTCGCCGCCACGTCCCGCACGCGCTTCGACGTCGCCTGGAGCTTCCAGCTCGCCTTGGTCCCGGCGCCGACGCCGCCCTCGGTCACCTGGTAGTCGCGGTAGTGCTCGGTGAGCAGCTTCGGCCGCGTCTCGGCGTAGTCGGCGACGAGCGCGCGGACCTTGTCGGCCGGGGCGTCGATGGTGCGCTCCGCGGTGGCCGTGACCTTTCCCATTTCACTCCTTCTCCCGGCGTACAGATCAGGGTCCACGATTTCACCGAGCGGCGCACCATCGGCGGCCGCCCTCGCACGTCTCAGATAGTGAGCGGCGGAAGTCCGCTCTGGACAGCCGTTTTCGCAGGTCAGAAGCCCGAGAAGAGCGCCGGAAGTGGCGTAACACGGTGTTAACGTGCGCTGGCCATTCTCGCCGCCATGCCCACGACACCCCGGCGGACCAGGTCCGACAGCGCCCGGCAGCTCGCCGATCTGCTGCGCCGTCAGGTGCTGGCCGAAGAGGCGCTGCCGTGCGAGGAGGACCTCACGGTGGAGTTCTCGGTGACCCGGAACACCGTGCGGGAAGCCCTCGCGCTGCTGCGCGACGACGGCCTGATCGCGCGCCAGCCCGGCGTCGGCACGGTCGTCGTCGGGCACAAGTACCCACACGGGCTCAACCGGCTGGCCGGGCTCGCCGAGGTGCTGCGGGAGCACGGCGAGGTCACCAACGAGGTCCGCGCGGCCGACCTCGTGCCCGCGCCCGCCGTCGTCGCGCACCGGCTCGGCGTGCCCGAGCGTTCCGAGGTCGTCTACCTCGAACGCCTGCGACGGCTCGACGATGTCCCGCTCTCGCTCGACCTCACCTACCTGCTGCCGGAGATCGGGAAGCCGCTGCTCGAGCACGACCTCGCCGGCCGGGACGTCTTCACGCTCATCGAGGAGACGTCCGGGCAGCGGCTGGGCTACGCCGACATCGACGTCGAAGCCCTCAACGCCGACCCCGAAACCGCGGCCGTCCTGGACGTTTCGCCGGGCGCGGCGCTCCTGCGGTGGGAACGCCTCACGCACTTCGCCGACGGGCGCCCCGTCGACCTCGAATACATCCGGCTGCGCGGCGACCGCCTGACCATGCGCGCCCGCCTCGACCGTTCCTGAAGGAGACCACCATGCCCCTCGTGCCGAGCCGGGTCGACGTCCCGGTGACCATCGACGAGTCGAAGTGCCTCGACGGCTGCCGGTTGTGCGTCGACATGTGCCCGCTCGACTCGCTGGCCATCGACCCGGACACCGACAAGGCGTACATGCACGTCGACGAGTGCTGGTACTGCGGGCCGTGCGCGGCCCGCTGCCCGACCGGCGCGGTCACCATCAACATGCCCTACCTGCTGCGGTGAAGACGGTCCGGGTCCTGCTCGCCGCCACGTTGCTGGCCGCGGGCTGCACCGCGAACGCCTCGACGTCGAGCGACGTCGACGTGGTCATCGGCTACCAGTCGAAGACGATCAACACCGTCACCGCGGGCACGCTGCTGCGGTCGCTCGGGTCCTTCGAGAAGCGCCTCGCCGAGCTCGGCAACCGTGACCGTAAACGCTATCACGTCACCTGGCAGGACTACTCCACCGGCGCGCCGAT
Encoded proteins:
- a CDS encoding GntR family transcriptional regulator, producing MPTTPRRTRSDSARQLADLLRRQVLAEEALPCEEDLTVEFSVTRNTVREALALLRDDGLIARQPGVGTVVVGHKYPHGLNRLAGLAEVLREHGEVTNEVRAADLVPAPAVVAHRLGVPERSEVVYLERLRRLDDVPLSLDLTYLLPEIGKPLLEHDLAGRDVFTLIEETSGQRLGYADIDVEALNADPETAAVLDVSPGAALLRWERLTHFADGRPVDLEYIRLRGDRLTMRARLDRS
- a CDS encoding SRPBCC family protein yields the protein MGKVTATAERTIDAPADKVRALVADYAETRPKLLTEHYRDYQVTEGGVGAGTKASWKLQATSKRVRDVAATVTEPRPGTLVETDANSSMVTTWTVTEAGDSSVVKIETTWDGAGGIGGFFEKTFAPGGLKKIYDGVLGKLAEIV
- a CDS encoding ferredoxin family protein, with the protein product MPLVPSRVDVPVTIDESKCLDGCRLCVDMCPLDSLAIDPDTDKAYMHVDECWYCGPCAARCPTGAVTINMPYLLR